The Cuculus canorus isolate bCucCan1 chromosome 16, bCucCan1.pri, whole genome shotgun sequence genome includes a region encoding these proteins:
- the LOC104057068 gene encoding protein-glutamine gamma-glutamyltransferase 6 isoform X1, translated as MAVLKIANVTWHSKLNKTAHHTADYSSTEVILRRGQAFSITLSFQTTVQCGDNFTFIASTGPSPAESLQTKATFNLSEEDASGWSATQEPSEPGCMNITICSPANAVIGRYKLKLQILSGNKVSSTSLGQFVLLFNPWCPNDDVYMANEKERQEYVLNDSGIIFQGLEKHIQEEAWNYGQFEEDILDISLAILDRSLNHYEDPAADVSKRNSPIYVSRVISATVNSNDEKGVVEGKWNGKYSSGTNPLQWSGSVTILQKWYRRRYKPVRYGQCWVFAGVMCTVLRCLGIPTRVITNFNSAHDSNVNLSIDKYIDTSGKTLHLTEDSVWNFHVWNESWFIRRDLGSFYDGWQVLDATPQERSKGIYRCGPASTRAIKEGDVNLDYDSSFVFAAVNADYVTWIHYSNKRKKRIYSDTRKIGKFISTKAVGTNSRVDVTANYKYPEAGSRKERKVYKKALKLLDVRSTGKRTKITRPRRRPSALRRQSARKPSISGKLILDASPVIGQDILLTLALRNLISDFKIIKVKLRASAVFYTRRPKAEILQLSRSIKLGSEEVKEISFKIPYSQYKNSLMDDRKILVTAVCETKQGASLLVEKDIVLQDPFLTIKVLGPAVVHKSVGVEVTFTNPLSEVVTDCVLRAEGSGLLKEQLRIKVARMAPMESSTVQFEIIPYKSGTKQLQVDFVCTHFSDIKGFVMLDVAPSP; from the exons ATGGCGG TCCTGAAAATAGCAAATGTCACCTGGCATTCCAAACTAAATAAGACTGCACATCACACCGCTGATTACAGCAGTACAGAAGTCATCTTGAGGAGAGGACAGGCCTTCAGCATCACTCTCAGCTTCCAAACAACGGTGCAATGTGGGGACAACTTCACCTTTATTGCAAGCACAG GACCATCTCCAGCAGAATCACTGCAGACCAAGGCCACATTTAACCTTTCTGAGGAGGATGCCAGTGGCTGGAGTGCAACCCAGGAGCCCAGTGAGCCTGGCTGCATGAACATCACAATATGCAGCCCAGCCAACGCTGTCATAGGACGATACAAACTCAAACTCCAGATTCTTTCTGGGAACAAGGTCTCTTCAACATCCCTGGGCCAGTTTGTGCTACTCTTCAATCCCTGGTGTCCAA ATGACGATGTCTATATGGCTAACGAAAAGGAGCGACAGGAGTACGTCCTCAATGATAGCGGAATCATATTTCAGGGACTGGAAAAACATATTCAAGAAGAAGCTTGGAACTATGGACAG tttgAAGAGGATATTCTTGATATCTCTCTGGCTATACTGGATCGGAGCCTGAACCACTATGAAGATCCAGCTGCTGATGTATCCAAACGGAACAGTCCTATCTACGTGAGCAGGGTTATCAGTGCTACG GTTAACAGCAATGATGAAAAAGGAGTAGTGGAAGGGAAGTGGAATGGAAAGTACTCCTCAGGAACAAACCCGCTGCAGTGGAGTGGAAGTGTGACCATCCTTCAAAAGTGGTACAGAAGAAGATACAAACCTGTTCGGTATGGCCAATGCTGGGTCTTTGCAGGAGTAATGTGCACAG TTCTGAGATGCTTGGGAATACCTACTCGTGTTATTACAAACTTCAACTCTGCCCATGACAGCAACGTAAATCTGAGCATTGACAAGTACATTGACACTTCTGGAAAGACCCTGCACTTGACTGAAGACAGTGTGTG GAATTTCCACGTCTGGAATGAAAGCTGGTTCATTAGAAGAGATCTCGGCTCTTTTTATGATGGATGGCAGGTTCTGGATGCAACACCCCAGGAAAGAAGCAAAG GCATATATCGGTGTGGTCCTGCCTCCACCAGAGCCATTAAGGAAGGGGATGTGAACCTGGATTATGACAGCTCATTTGTGTTTGCAGCAGTGAACGCTGACTACGTTACTTGGATTCACTatagcaacaaaagaaaaaagagaatttattcTGATACTAGGAAGATTGGAAAATTTATCAGCACCAAAGCAGTGGGCACCAACTCCCGTGTGGATGTCACTGCTAATTACAAATATCCAGAAG CAGGATCCCggaaagaaaggaaggtgtATAAAAAAGCACTGAAGCTGCTTGATGTgagaagcactggaaaaagaacCAAAATTACGAGACCTAGAAGGCGACCTTCAGCACTACGGAGACAGTCTGCACGAAAACCCAGTATCTCCGGGAAGCTGATCCTTGATGCATCCCCTGTAATTGGCCAGGATATTCTCCTTACCTTGGCTCTCAGGAACTTGATCTCCGATTTCAAGATCATAAAGGTTAAACTGAGGGCTTCAGCTGTTTTCTACACAAGACGACCAAAGGCAGAGATCTTGCAGTTGTCTAGGTCTATTAAACTTGGATCCGAAGAAG TGAAAGAGATTTCATTCAAGATCCCCTATTCCCAGTACAAAAACTCTCTGATGGATGACCGGAAGATCCTGGTGACTGCTGTGTGTGAAACCAAACAAGGAGCCTCACTTCTAGTGGAGAAGGATATTGTACTTCAGGATCCTTTTCTCACCATCAAG GTCCTTGGTCCAGCAGTGGTACACAAGAGTGTTGGTGTGGAGGTCACATTTACCAACCCGCTGTCTGAAGTGGTGACAGACTGTGTGCTGAGAGCAGAAGGTAGTGGCCTGCTCAAAGAACAACTCAGAATCAA AGTGGCAAGAATGGCCCCCATGGAGAGCTCAACAGTACAATTTGAAATCATTCCCTACAAGAGCGGCACCAAGCAACTACAGGTGGACTTTGTTTGCACTCATTTTTCAGACATTAAGGGATTTGTGATGCTGGATGTTGCTCCAAGTCCATGA
- the LOC104057068 gene encoding protein-glutamine gamma-glutamyltransferase 6 isoform X3 codes for MAVLKIANVTWHSKLNKTAHHTADYSSTEVILRRGQAFSITLSFQTTVQCGDNFTFIASTGPSPAESLQTKATFNLSEEDASGWSATQEPSEPGCMNITICSPANAVIGRYKLKLQILSGNKVSSTSLGQFVLLFNPWCPNDDVYMANEKERQEYVLNDSGIIFQGLEKHIQEEAWNYGQFEEDILDISLAILDRSLNHYEDPAADVSKRNSPIYVSRVISATVNSNDEKGVVEGKWNGKYSSGTNPLQWSGSVTILQKWYRRRYKPVRYGQCWVFAGVMCTVLRCLGIPTRVITNFNSAHDSNVNLSIDKYIDTSGKTLHLTEDSVWNFHVWNESWFIRRDLGSFYDGWQVLDATPQERSKGIYRCGPASTRAIKEGDVNLDYDSSFVFAAVNADYVTWIHYSNKRKKRIYSDTRKIGKFISTKAVGTNSRVDVTANYKYPEAGSRKERKVYKKALKLLDVRSTGKRTKITRPRRRPSALRRQSARKPSISGKLILDASPVIGQDILLTLALRNLISDFKIIKVKLRASAVFYTRRPKAEILQLSRSIKLGSEEVKEISFKIPYSQYKNSLMDDRKILVTAVCETKQGASLLVEKDIVLQDPFLTIKEILRRQVVCNGKDKRKL; via the exons ATGGCGG TCCTGAAAATAGCAAATGTCACCTGGCATTCCAAACTAAATAAGACTGCACATCACACCGCTGATTACAGCAGTACAGAAGTCATCTTGAGGAGAGGACAGGCCTTCAGCATCACTCTCAGCTTCCAAACAACGGTGCAATGTGGGGACAACTTCACCTTTATTGCAAGCACAG GACCATCTCCAGCAGAATCACTGCAGACCAAGGCCACATTTAACCTTTCTGAGGAGGATGCCAGTGGCTGGAGTGCAACCCAGGAGCCCAGTGAGCCTGGCTGCATGAACATCACAATATGCAGCCCAGCCAACGCTGTCATAGGACGATACAAACTCAAACTCCAGATTCTTTCTGGGAACAAGGTCTCTTCAACATCCCTGGGCCAGTTTGTGCTACTCTTCAATCCCTGGTGTCCAA ATGACGATGTCTATATGGCTAACGAAAAGGAGCGACAGGAGTACGTCCTCAATGATAGCGGAATCATATTTCAGGGACTGGAAAAACATATTCAAGAAGAAGCTTGGAACTATGGACAG tttgAAGAGGATATTCTTGATATCTCTCTGGCTATACTGGATCGGAGCCTGAACCACTATGAAGATCCAGCTGCTGATGTATCCAAACGGAACAGTCCTATCTACGTGAGCAGGGTTATCAGTGCTACG GTTAACAGCAATGATGAAAAAGGAGTAGTGGAAGGGAAGTGGAATGGAAAGTACTCCTCAGGAACAAACCCGCTGCAGTGGAGTGGAAGTGTGACCATCCTTCAAAAGTGGTACAGAAGAAGATACAAACCTGTTCGGTATGGCCAATGCTGGGTCTTTGCAGGAGTAATGTGCACAG TTCTGAGATGCTTGGGAATACCTACTCGTGTTATTACAAACTTCAACTCTGCCCATGACAGCAACGTAAATCTGAGCATTGACAAGTACATTGACACTTCTGGAAAGACCCTGCACTTGACTGAAGACAGTGTGTG GAATTTCCACGTCTGGAATGAAAGCTGGTTCATTAGAAGAGATCTCGGCTCTTTTTATGATGGATGGCAGGTTCTGGATGCAACACCCCAGGAAAGAAGCAAAG GCATATATCGGTGTGGTCCTGCCTCCACCAGAGCCATTAAGGAAGGGGATGTGAACCTGGATTATGACAGCTCATTTGTGTTTGCAGCAGTGAACGCTGACTACGTTACTTGGATTCACTatagcaacaaaagaaaaaagagaatttattcTGATACTAGGAAGATTGGAAAATTTATCAGCACCAAAGCAGTGGGCACCAACTCCCGTGTGGATGTCACTGCTAATTACAAATATCCAGAAG CAGGATCCCggaaagaaaggaaggtgtATAAAAAAGCACTGAAGCTGCTTGATGTgagaagcactggaaaaagaacCAAAATTACGAGACCTAGAAGGCGACCTTCAGCACTACGGAGACAGTCTGCACGAAAACCCAGTATCTCCGGGAAGCTGATCCTTGATGCATCCCCTGTAATTGGCCAGGATATTCTCCTTACCTTGGCTCTCAGGAACTTGATCTCCGATTTCAAGATCATAAAGGTTAAACTGAGGGCTTCAGCTGTTTTCTACACAAGACGACCAAAGGCAGAGATCTTGCAGTTGTCTAGGTCTATTAAACTTGGATCCGAAGAAG TGAAAGAGATTTCATTCAAGATCCCCTATTCCCAGTACAAAAACTCTCTGATGGATGACCGGAAGATCCTGGTGACTGCTGTGTGTGAAACCAAACAAGGAGCCTCACTTCTAGTGGAGAAGGATATTGTACTTCAGGATCCTTTTCTCACCATCAAG GAGATCCTAAGAAGGCAAGTGGTTTGCAATGggaaagacaagagaaaacTATGA
- the LOC104057068 gene encoding protein-glutamine gamma-glutamyltransferase 6 isoform X2 — protein sequence MAVLKIANVTWHSKLNKTAHHTADYSSTEVILRRGQAFSITLSFQTTVQCGDNFTFIASTGPSPAESLQTKATFNLSEEDASGWSATQEPSEPGCMNITICSPANAVIGRYKLKLQILSGNKVSSTSLGQFVLLFNPWCPNDDVYMANEKERQEYVLNDSGIIFQGLEKHIQEEAWNYGQFEEDILDISLAILDRSLNHYEDPAADVSKRNSPIYVSRVISATVNSNDEKGVVEGKWNGKYSSGTNPLQWSGSVTILQKWYRRRYKPVRYGQCWVFAGVMCTVLRCLGIPTRVITNFNSAHDSNVNLSIDKYIDTSGKTLHLTEDSVWNFHVWNESWFIRRDLGSFYDGWQVLDATPQERSKGIYRCGPASTRAIKEGDVNLDYDSSFVFAAVNADYVTWIHYSNKRKKRIYSDTRKIGKFISTKAVGTNSRVDVTANYKYPEGSRKERKVYKKALKLLDVRSTGKRTKITRPRRRPSALRRQSARKPSISGKLILDASPVIGQDILLTLALRNLISDFKIIKVKLRASAVFYTRRPKAEILQLSRSIKLGSEEVKEISFKIPYSQYKNSLMDDRKILVTAVCETKQGASLLVEKDIVLQDPFLTIKVLGPAVVHKSVGVEVTFTNPLSEVVTDCVLRAEGSGLLKEQLRIKVARMAPMESSTVQFEIIPYKSGTKQLQVDFVCTHFSDIKGFVMLDVAPSP from the exons ATGGCGG TCCTGAAAATAGCAAATGTCACCTGGCATTCCAAACTAAATAAGACTGCACATCACACCGCTGATTACAGCAGTACAGAAGTCATCTTGAGGAGAGGACAGGCCTTCAGCATCACTCTCAGCTTCCAAACAACGGTGCAATGTGGGGACAACTTCACCTTTATTGCAAGCACAG GACCATCTCCAGCAGAATCACTGCAGACCAAGGCCACATTTAACCTTTCTGAGGAGGATGCCAGTGGCTGGAGTGCAACCCAGGAGCCCAGTGAGCCTGGCTGCATGAACATCACAATATGCAGCCCAGCCAACGCTGTCATAGGACGATACAAACTCAAACTCCAGATTCTTTCTGGGAACAAGGTCTCTTCAACATCCCTGGGCCAGTTTGTGCTACTCTTCAATCCCTGGTGTCCAA ATGACGATGTCTATATGGCTAACGAAAAGGAGCGACAGGAGTACGTCCTCAATGATAGCGGAATCATATTTCAGGGACTGGAAAAACATATTCAAGAAGAAGCTTGGAACTATGGACAG tttgAAGAGGATATTCTTGATATCTCTCTGGCTATACTGGATCGGAGCCTGAACCACTATGAAGATCCAGCTGCTGATGTATCCAAACGGAACAGTCCTATCTACGTGAGCAGGGTTATCAGTGCTACG GTTAACAGCAATGATGAAAAAGGAGTAGTGGAAGGGAAGTGGAATGGAAAGTACTCCTCAGGAACAAACCCGCTGCAGTGGAGTGGAAGTGTGACCATCCTTCAAAAGTGGTACAGAAGAAGATACAAACCTGTTCGGTATGGCCAATGCTGGGTCTTTGCAGGAGTAATGTGCACAG TTCTGAGATGCTTGGGAATACCTACTCGTGTTATTACAAACTTCAACTCTGCCCATGACAGCAACGTAAATCTGAGCATTGACAAGTACATTGACACTTCTGGAAAGACCCTGCACTTGACTGAAGACAGTGTGTG GAATTTCCACGTCTGGAATGAAAGCTGGTTCATTAGAAGAGATCTCGGCTCTTTTTATGATGGATGGCAGGTTCTGGATGCAACACCCCAGGAAAGAAGCAAAG GCATATATCGGTGTGGTCCTGCCTCCACCAGAGCCATTAAGGAAGGGGATGTGAACCTGGATTATGACAGCTCATTTGTGTTTGCAGCAGTGAACGCTGACTACGTTACTTGGATTCACTatagcaacaaaagaaaaaagagaatttattcTGATACTAGGAAGATTGGAAAATTTATCAGCACCAAAGCAGTGGGCACCAACTCCCGTGTGGATGTCACTGCTAATTACAAATATCCAGAAG GATCCCggaaagaaaggaaggtgtATAAAAAAGCACTGAAGCTGCTTGATGTgagaagcactggaaaaagaacCAAAATTACGAGACCTAGAAGGCGACCTTCAGCACTACGGAGACAGTCTGCACGAAAACCCAGTATCTCCGGGAAGCTGATCCTTGATGCATCCCCTGTAATTGGCCAGGATATTCTCCTTACCTTGGCTCTCAGGAACTTGATCTCCGATTTCAAGATCATAAAGGTTAAACTGAGGGCTTCAGCTGTTTTCTACACAAGACGACCAAAGGCAGAGATCTTGCAGTTGTCTAGGTCTATTAAACTTGGATCCGAAGAAG TGAAAGAGATTTCATTCAAGATCCCCTATTCCCAGTACAAAAACTCTCTGATGGATGACCGGAAGATCCTGGTGACTGCTGTGTGTGAAACCAAACAAGGAGCCTCACTTCTAGTGGAGAAGGATATTGTACTTCAGGATCCTTTTCTCACCATCAAG GTCCTTGGTCCAGCAGTGGTACACAAGAGTGTTGGTGTGGAGGTCACATTTACCAACCCGCTGTCTGAAGTGGTGACAGACTGTGTGCTGAGAGCAGAAGGTAGTGGCCTGCTCAAAGAACAACTCAGAATCAA AGTGGCAAGAATGGCCCCCATGGAGAGCTCAACAGTACAATTTGAAATCATTCCCTACAAGAGCGGCACCAAGCAACTACAGGTGGACTTTGTTTGCACTCATTTTTCAGACATTAAGGGATTTGTGATGCTGGATGTTGCTCCAAGTCCATGA